In one Silene latifolia isolate original U9 population chromosome 10, ASM4854445v1, whole genome shotgun sequence genomic region, the following are encoded:
- the LOC141608794 gene encoding receptor-like protein EIX2 has protein sequence MPFGGNNEGTFGNNNLQIEVIVKGVVEVYSGTTGRQSIIDLSSNYSIGSIPEELTNISALLALNLSYNHLTGHIPEKIGNLKQLESLDLSNNHLSGTIPDSLSSIEWLGKLNLSNNYLHGRIPTGRQLQTLDDPSIYANNSGLCGFPLNNCTEYDSPQRHAARKDNVEKEDKYDKMWFILAVMSGVATGFWGVVVTLVIKRSWRHAYFRYVEDLADRIYVPVKVRVNRFKRRFNECGIMGIMGNPCSFKHLDLSVNNINQGDIIEPSMSLSGCDAFDLEYLALSFNNDMNISLPTSLGKLTNLYHLDLSKNKMNGSLPSLLGQLTNLNYLDLSGNEFKGQVPASFVNLTALKYLDLSNNQLSGMIPDNFIGQLNEIAHIDISSNSFQAHDSSFNWRPPFQLQTFNVHSCVINTVFPQWLRNQTQIVDLDLSYTNISGELPGWLWNLSSIQELHLSGNQLTGSLPQHVACDGLYGCSFNWLDLHTNFLTGTIPKWVGNLQIAEVIDLSSNQLSRAIFDGNNASSLFNIGSFLEVLDLSDNMLSREIQFGMVQPDINLIILSLRRNHFNGPIPSQLCNCGSLLVLELPQNGLTGHIPRCLGSIGFNNSKTDFSDTRLQIEEIVKGIVEVSTGARGGSIIDLSSNYLVGSIPEELTNISALFALNLSYNHLTGHIPENIGNLKTVESLDLSNNHLSGTIPQSLSSIEWLGKLNLSNNNLHGRIPTGTQLQTLDDPSIYANNSGLCGFPLNNCTEVDSPTRHAAGKDNVEKEDKYDKMWFILAVMSGVATGFWGVVGTLVIKRSWRESYFRYIEDLADRIYVPIKVRVNKFKRRFDENS, from the exons ATGCCATTTGGTGGTAATAATGAAGGTACATTTGGCAATAACAATCTACAAATTGAAGTGATTGTCAAGGGAGTAGTTGAAGTGTATAGCGGAACAACAGGGCGTCAGTCCATAATTGACCTCTCGAGCAATTATTCAATCGGCTCAATACCCGAGGAACTCACAAATATATCCGCATTGCTTGCATTGAATTTGTCGTATAATCATCTAACGGGACACATTCCTGAAAAGATAGGCAACCTGAAACAGCTGGAATCTTTAGACTTGTCGAATAACCATCTTTCAGGGACTATACCAGATAGCTTGTCTTCCATAGAATGGCTAGGCAAGTTAAATTTGTCCAACAACTACCTACATGGCCGAATTCCGACAGGTAGACAACTTCAAACTCTTGACGACCCATCTATCTATGCCAACAATTCTGGTTTATGCGGGTTTCCCTTGAACAATTGCACTGAATATGACTCGCCACAAAGGCATGCTGCCAGAAAAGATAATGTTGAGAAAGAAGATAAATATGATAAGATGTGGTTCATCCTAGCCGTAATGTCTGGTGTTGCTACCGGATTTTGGGGCGTGGTGGTAACTTTGGTAATAAAGAGGAGTTGGAGACACGCATATTTTCGGTATGTTGAGGATCTTGCTGACAGAATTTATGTTCCGGTGAAAGTGAGGGTGAACAGGTTCAAGAGGAGGTTTAATGAAT GTGGGATTATGGGGATTATGGGAAATCCTTGTAGCTTCAAACACTTGGATTTGTCCGTCAATAATATTAACCAAGGAGATATCATAGAGCCTTCTATGAGTTTATCTGGTTGTGATGCTTTTGACTTAGAATACCTTGCTCTATCATTTAATAATGATATGAATATTAGTTTGCCGACTTCATTGGGAAAACTCACAAACTTGTATCACCTTGATCTATCAAAAAATAAGATGAATGGTAGTTTGCCATCTTTGTTGGGACAACTCACTAATTTGAATTACCTTGATCTTTCGGGGAATGAGTTTAAAGGTCAAGTTCCAGCATCTTTTGTGAATTTGACAGCTTTGAAGTATTTGGATTTGTCAAACAATCAGTTGAGTGGAATGATTCCGGATAATTTTATTGGACAATTAAACGAGATAGCGCATATAGATATTTCATCAAACTCCTTCCAAG CTCATGACTCGAGTTTCAACTGGCGACCTCCCTTTCAACTTCAAACTTTTAATGTTCATTCATGTGTGATAAACACGGTGTTTCCTCAATGGTTACGGAATCAAACTCAAATTGTAGACTTGGATCTTTCCTATACCAACATCTCTGGAGAATTGCCCGGATGGCTATGGAACTTGAGCTCTATTCAAGAATTACATCTTTCTGGCAATCAACTAACAG GATCCTTGCCGCAACATGTAGCTTGTGATGGGCTTTATGGTTGTAGTTTCAACTGGCTGGACCTTCACACCAACTTTCTTACGGGGACAATACCTAAATGGGTGGGCAATTTACAAATTGCTGAAGTGATTGATTTGTCTTCCAATCAGTTATCAAGGGCAATTTTTGATGGAAATAATGCTTCATCACTTTTTAATATTGGATCTTTCTTAGAGGTGCTTGACCTCAGTGACAACATGTTGTCCAGAGAGATACAATTTGGAATGGTTCAACCGGATATTAATTTGATAATCCTCAGTCTACGACGTAATCATTTTAATGGGCCCATTCCCTCACAACTCTGCAATTGTGGGTCTCTTCTGGTATTGGAACTTCCTCAGAATGGTTTGACAGGACACATACCTCGATGTTTAGGCTCCATTGGTTTTAACAATAGTAAAACTGATTTTAGTGATACAAGGCTACAAATTGAAGAAATTGTCAAAGGAATAGTTGAAGTGTCCACTGGAGCAAGAGGGGGTTCTATCATCGACCTTTCCAGCAATTATTTAGTCGGTTCAATACCCGAGGAGCTCACAAACATATCCGCCTTGTTTGCGTTGAACTTGTCGTATAATCATCTTACAGGACACATTCCAGAAAATATAGGCAACCTGAAGACGGTCGAATCTTTGGACTTGTCGAATAACCATCTTTCAGGGACTATACCACAGAGCTTGTCTTCCATAGAATGGCTAGGTAAGTTGAATTTGTCCAACAACAACCTACATGGCCGAATTCCGACAGGTACACAACTCCAAACTCTTGACGACCCATCTATCTATGCGAACAATTCTGGTTTATGCGGGTTTCCCTTGAACAATTGCACTGAAGTTGACTCGCCAACAAGGCATGCTGCCGGAAAAGATAATGTTGAGAAAGAAGATAAATATGATAAGATGTGGTTCATCCTAGCCGTAATGTCCGGTGTTGCTACCGGATTTTGGGGCGTGGTTGGAACTTTGGTGATAAAGAGGAGTTGGAGAGAATCTTATTTTCGATATATCGAGGACCTTGCTGATAGAATTTATGTACCAATCAAAGTGAGAGTTAACAAGTTCAAGAGGAGGTTTGACGAGAATTCCTAA
- the LOC141608795 gene encoding receptor-like protein EIX2: MTEETVGEMEKKVAYVTAGVWAGGEEVFHASLCVHGKQLKSLGFIRCKKHEHEALQKFKQSFTNDPMNRLSSWVGQDCCQWDGVTCDNVTHHVVKLNLRSQMPYNYDNDDMGDDLTCGWFDPQVSMVSPRLSSALIELELLTHLDLSGNNFFGSRIPEFIGSLRHLRYLNLSSANFSGLLPPQLGNLTNLVHLDLNVNICDDPSRYAKGLGWTSSLLKLQSLDLSYYNLSRAHDTFKVLNTLPSLSALSLSECELDNSHLSESLRGNTSYSFFPTLQHLDLSSNAFEGPVPSVFENMVSLRSLFLFYNNFNGSVPLWLRAMKRLEVLDLSSNEFSYVEGGIMGIMGNPCNFKHLDLSNNIISQGDIIESLVMWCGAFELKYLDLSGNKMNGSLPSLLGQFTNLNNLDLSYNEFKGQIPSSFVKLSYLKYLDLSYNQLSGLIPDFIGHLIHIEHLDISLNSLQGTVFGIGNLSKLSYLDMNFNTLNLSLDSSFNWRPSFQLRVFRAHSCVINTVFPQWLKNQTRIEELDLSYTGISEELPRWLWNLSSLLDLSLSGNGHTGSLPQYKACDLETLNLHDNLLNGTIPYWLHNSKNAEIIDLSSNMLTGAIFDGNNASSLFNIGFYLFMLDLSDNMLSGEIQFGMQSGDIRLDNHAPILEILSLRGNHFNGPIHSQLCDFGSLFVLDLAWNHLT, from the exons ATGACAGAAGAAACAGTAGGAGAAATGGAAAAGAAGGTCGCGTATGTGACGGCGGGTGTGTGGGCTGGTGGTGAGGAG GTGTTCCATGCGTCACTATGTGTACATGGCAAACAACTTAAATCCTTAGGCTTCATAAGGTGCAAAAAACATGAACACGAAGCTTTGCAAAAGTTCAAACAAAGCTTCACCAACGATCCTATGAACCGCCTTTCTTCATGGGTTGGTCAAGATTGTTGTCAATGGGACGGAGTTACTTGTGACAATGTCACTCACCATGTCGTCAAGTTGAATCTCCGGAGTCAGATGCCATATAACTATGACAATGATGACATGGGTGATGACTTGACTTGTGGGTGGTTTGATCCTCAAGTATCCATGGTATCTCCTAGACTAAGCTCGGCTTTGATCGAACTTGAGCTCCTAACTCACTTGGATTTAAGCGGGAATAACTTTTTTGGAAGTCGGATTCCAGAATTCATAGGTTCCTTGAGGCATTTAAGGTATCTAAATCTCTCTTCAGCTAACTTTTCTGGCCTCCTTCCCCCTCAACTTGGCAACCTCACAAATCTCGTACACCTTGATCTTAATGTCAATATCTGTGATGACCCAAGTCGATATGCTAAAGGTTTAGGATGGACATCTAGTCTTTTGAAATTGCAGTCTCTTGACTTGAGCTACTATAACCTGTCCCGAGCACACGACACTTTTAAAGTGCTCAATACACTCCCTTCTCTTTCAGCACTTAGTCTATCTGAATGTGAATTAGATAACTCGCATCTATCTGAGTCATTAAGAGGGAATACTTCTTATTCATTTTTCCCCACTCTTCAACATCTTGATCTTTCGTCAAATGCCTTTGAAGGCCCTGTTCCATCTGTTTTTGAAAATATGGTTTCTCTTCGATCCCTCTTTCTCTTTTACAATAACTTTAATGGATCAGTTCCACTCTGGCTTAGAGCCATGAAGCGGCTCGAAGTTCTTGATTTGAGTAGCAATGAATTTAGTTATGTGGAAGGTGGGATAATGGGAATAATGGGAAATCCTTGCAACTTCAAACACTTGGATTTGTCAAACAATATTATTTCCCAAGGAGATATCATAGAGTCTTTAGTTATGTGGTGTGGTGCTTTTGAGTTAAAATACCTTGATTTATCAGGTAATAAGATGAATGGTAGTTTGCCGTCTTTGTTGGGACAATTCACAAACTTGAATAACCTTGATCTTTCTTACAATGAGTTTAAAGGTCAAATTCCATCATCTTTTGTGAAATTGTCTTATTTAAAATATTTGGATTTGTCATACAATCAATTGAGTGGATTGATTCCAGATTTTATTGGACATTTAATTCACATAGAGCACCTAGACATATCATTGAACTCCCTCCAAGGTACCGTCTTTGGCATTGGTAACCTCTCGAAATTGTCTTATCTGGATATGAATTTCAACACTCTTAATCTCAGTCTCGACTCGAGTTTCAACTGGCGACCTTCCTTTCAACTTAGAGTATTTCGAGCTCATTCTTGTGTGATAAACACAGTGTTTCCTCAGTGGTtaaagaatcaaactcggattGAAGAATTGGATCTTTCCTATACTGGCATCTCAGAAGAATTGCCCAGGTGGTTGTGGAACTTGAGCTCTCTTTTAGACTTGAGTCTTTCTGGCAATGGACATACAG GTTCCTTGCCGCAATATAAAGCTTGTGATTTGGAGACGCTGAACCTTCATGACAACTTGCTTAACGGGACAATACCTTATTGGCTACACAATTCAAAAAATGCTGAAATTATAGATTTGTCTTCGAATATGCTAACAGGAGCAATCTTTGATGGAAATAATGCTTCATCACTTTTTAATATTGGATTCTACTTATTCATGCTTGACCTCAGTGACAACATGTTGTCTGGAGAGATACAATTTGGAATGCAGTCCGGAGATATACGACTTGATAACCACGCTCCTATATTGGAAATTCTTAGTCTACGAGGAAATCATTTTAATGGGCCTATTCACTCACAACTCTGTGATTTTGGGTCACTTTTTGTATTGGATCTTGCTTGGAATCATTTGACATGA
- the LOC141608796 gene encoding uncharacterized protein LOC141608796 produces the protein MDYVYDYMLHLLTEYAKLLKFKPTVTKNTVELCSEAMACRASDNQNKFMMESLIKNPSNTARCVMPPPYDQTGLLRQLRRKNNAEKQVDNWENNYWINRTMPQ, from the coding sequence ATGGATTATGTATATGACTACATGTTACATCTGCTTACTGAATATGCCAAGTTATTAAAATTTAAGCCAACGGTAACGAAGAATACTGTGGAGCTATGTTCAGAAGCCATGGCATGCAGGGCATCAGATAATCAAAACAAGTTTATGATGGAATCTCTTATTAAGAATCCTTCGAATACAGCTCGCTGTGTCATGCCGCCTCCTTATGACCAAACTGGGTTGCTGAGACAGTTACGGAGAAAAAACAATGCCGAAAAACAAGTGGACAATTGGGAGAACAATTATTGGATTAATCGAACTATGCCACAATAG
- the LOC141606937 gene encoding receptor-like protein EIX2 has product MGRISFLIVILLLQMFQFSVCVHANELESLGFIRCKKHELDALLKFKQSFTQDPKKLLSSWVGEDCCQWHGVTCDNVTHNVVKLNLRSQPQPFYDIVLGYYFTGCLPDPKVSMLSSGLSSALLELKLLTHLDLSGNDFSWSRIPEFIGSLRHLRYLNLSSAGFFGPIPPQLGNLTNLEHLDLHECLESNALYSDAFGWAFGLLKLQSLDMSNYILSRAHDTFRVLMTLPSLSALGLSNCDLHNSHLSEALISNTSNSFFPTLQHLNLGFNNFEGSLPPVFKNMASLQSLSLRSIFLNGSVPLWLRTLRHLEVLDLSYNRFNYVEGGVMGIMGNPCSFKHLDFSHNIITQGDILEPSMSLSGCGAFDLEYLALSYDLEYINPPYRNDMNISLPSSLGQLTNLYYLDLSNNDLKGQVPASFVNLTALKYLDLSNNQLTGLIPDDFIGQLNEIEHMDISSNSLRGTVFGIGNLSKLSYLDMNYNNLNLNLDSSFNWRPPFQLQLFNVHSCGINTVFPQWLRNQTQILYLDLSYTNISGELPGWLWNLSSFQQLSLSGNQLTGSLPQHVACDGLYGCSFEWLDLHNNFLTGTIPKWLGNLQNVEVIDLSSNQLSGAIFDGNNASSLFTIGDDLFVLDLSDNMLSGEIQFGKVQLFSPLVILSLRRNHFNGPIPSQLCNFRWLLVLELTQNGLTGQIPRCLGSVGFNNSEHDIGYTNLQIEEIVKGIVEVSTGTKGGSIIDLSSNYLVGSIPEELTNISALFALNLSYNHLTGHIPENIGNLMTIESLDLSNNHLSGTIPQSLSSISWLSKLNLSNNHLHGPIPTGNQLQTLDDPSIYANNFGLCGFPLNNCTEVDSPTRHAARKDNVEKEDKYDKMWFILAVMSGVATGFWGVVGTLVIKRSWRQAYFRYVEDLGDRMYVPIKVRVNRFKRRFNENS; this is encoded by the exons ATGGGAAGAATCTCGTTTCTCATTGTCATTCTTCTTTTGCAAATGTTCCAATTCTCAGTATGTGTACATGCCAATGAACTTGAATCATTAGGCTTCATTAGGTGTAAAAAACATGAACTTGATGCATTGTTAAAGTTCAAACAAAGTTTCACCCAAGATCCTAAGAAGCTCCTTTCTTCATGGGTTGGTGAAGATTGTTGTCAATGGCACGGAGTCACCTGTGACAATGTTACTCATAATGTTGTCAAGTTGAATCTCCGTAGTCAGCCACAACCATTCTATGACATTGTTCTCGGTTACTATTTTACTGGTTGTCTGCCCGATCCTAAAGTTTCCATGTTATCTTCTGGTTTAAGTTCGGCTTTGCTCGAACTCAAGCTCCTAACTCACTTGGACTTGAGCGGGAATGACTTTTCGTGGAGTCGGATTCCGGAGTTCATCGGATCATTGAGACATTTAAGGTATCTAAATCTATCTTCAGCTGGCTTTTTCGGCCCCATTCCCCCTCAACTTGGCAATCTCACTAATTTGGAACACCTTGATCTTCATGAATGCCTTGAATCAAATGCTTTATATAGTGATGCTTTCGGATGGGCATTTGGTCTTTTAAAATTACAGTCTCTTGACATGAGCAACTATATCTTGTCCCGGGCACATGACACTTTTAGAGTGCTCATGACGCTTCCTTCACTTTCTGCACTTGGCCTATCTAATTGTGACTTGCATAACTCACACTTATCAGAGGCTTTAATCTCGAATACTTCTAATTCATTTTTCCCCACTCTTCAACATCTTAATCTTGGGTTCAATAACTTTGAAGGTTCACTTCCACCTGTTTTTAAAAATATGGCTTCTCTTCAATCCCTCTCTCTTAGAAGCATTTTTTTAAATGGATCGGTTCCACTCTGGCTTAGAACCTTGAGGCATCTAGAAGTTCTTGATTTGAGTTACAATAGGTTTAATTATGTGGAAGGTGGGGTTATGGGAATTATGGGAAATCCTTGCAGCTTTAAACACTTGGATTTCTCCCACAATATTATTACCCAAGGAGATATCCTAGAGCCTTCTATGAGTTTATCTGGGTGTGGTGCTTTTGACTTAGAATACCTTGCTCTATCATATGACTTGGAATACATTAATCCACCTTATCGTAATGATATGAATATTAGTTTGCCGTCTTCATTGGGACAACTCACAAACTTATATTACCTCGATCTTTCAAACAATGACCTCAAAGGTCAAGTTCCAGCATCTTTTGTGAATTTGACAGCATTGAAATATTTAGATTTGTCAAATAATCAGTTGACTGGATTGATTCCGGATGATTTTATTGGACAATTAAACGAGATAGAGCATATGGATATCTCATCAAACTCCCTCCGAGGTACCGTTTTCGGAATTGGTAACCTCTCtaaattgtcgtatttggataTGAATTACAACAATCTTAATCTCAATCTTGACTCGAGTTTCAACTGGCGACCTCCCTTTCAACTTCAACTTTTTAATGTCCATTCTTGTGGGATAAACACGGTGTTTCCTCAATGGTTAAGGAATCAAACTCAAATTTTATACTTGGATCTTTCCTATACCAACATCTCTGGAGAATTGCCTGGATGGCTATGGAACTTGAGCTCTTTTCAACAATTAAGTCTTTCTGGCAATCAACTAACAG GATCCTTGCCCCAACATGTAGCTTGTGATGGGCTTTATGGTTGTAGTTTCGAGTGGCTGGACCTTCACAACAACTTTCTTACGGGGACAATACCTAAATGGCTGGGCAATTTACAAAATGTTGAAGTGATTGATTTGTCTTCCAATCAGCTATCAGGGGCAATTTTTGATGGAAATAATGCTTCATCACTTTTTACTATTGGAGACGACTTATTCGTTCTTGACCTCAGTGACAACATGTTGTCCGGAGAGATACAATTTGGAAAGGTTCAACTGTTTTCTCCTTTGGTAATCCTCAGTCTACGACGTAATCATTTTAATGGGCCCATTCCCTCTCAACTCTGCAATTTTAGGTGGCTTCTAGTATTGGAACTTACTCAGAATGGTTTGACAGGGCAGATACCTCGATGTTTAGGCTCCGTTGGTTTTAATAATAGTGAACATGATATTGGTTATACAAACCTACAAATTGAAGAAATTGTCAAAGGAATAGTTGAAGTGTCCACTGGAACAAAAGGGGGTTCTATCATCGACCTTTCCAGCAATTATTTAGTCGGTTCAATACCCGAGGAGCTCACAAACATATCCGCCTTGTTTGCGTTGAACTTGTCGTATAATCATCTTACAGGACACATTCCAGAAAATATAGGCAACCTAATGACGATCGAATCTTTGGACTTGTCGAATAACCATCTTTCAGGGACTATACCCCAGAGCTTGTCTTCCATATCATGGCTAAGCAAGTTGAATTTGTCCAACAACCACCTACATGGCCCTATTCCAACAGGTAATCAACTCCAAACTCTTGACGACCCATCTATCTATGCGAACAATTTTGGTTTATGCGGGTTTCCCTTGAACAATTGCACTGAAGTTGACTCGCCAACAAGGCATGCTGCCAGAAAAGATAATGTTGAGAAAGAAGATAAATATGATAAGATGTGGTTCATCCTAGCCGTAATGTCTGGTGTTGCTACCGGATTTTGGGGAGTGGTGGGAACTTTGGTAATAAAGAGGAGTTGGAGACAAGCTTATTTTCGGTATGTCGAGGATCTTGGTGATCGAATGTATGTACCAATCAAAGTGAGAGTAAACAGGTTTAAGAGGAGGTTCAATGAGAATTCGTAA